TCCACGCCGGCCTGGTCGAACACGTCTTTGTTGTAGAAGAACGCCATGGGGCCGGAGTCCATCGGCAGTCCGTACACGCGGTCGGCGAGCTGCACGGACGACCAGGTGCCCGGGGTGAAGAACTCGGAGTATCCGGAGGTCACACGGTCGGTGATGTCGAGCAGCTGGCCGGAGACCGCGTACTGCTGCAGGGCGAAGTATTCGAGCTGCACCACGTCGGGGGTGCCGTAGCCGTCCTGGATGGCCGTGTTGAGGTTGTCGTAGCCGCTGATGTCGGTGAGTTCCACGCGGATGTCGGGATTCGCCGCTTCGAACTGTTCGACCACGGCCGCCATGCTCGGCTCCCACGACCACACGTTGATCACGGTGCGGTTGTCGACCGCGGACGCGGCCCCGCAGCCCGCAAGGCAGACGGCGAGCGTGACGGCGGCGAGCGTCGTGGCCAGTCGTTTGAGTCTCCGTCCGATAATGCGCATGCCCTCGAGTCTACCCGGTGCCCCGGGCCGGCCTCTGCCCTCCGATCCGTTTCGCCTCAACCCGCACATACGGCATCCGAACGCCTCGATTACCTTCGGCACACACTTTATGAGCCTTGGACCCACTGTTTTTTACATTTTTATGAGCCTTGATGAGGACGAATCGCACACTTTTATGAGCCTTGAACTCCATCCATCCCACACTTTTCTGGACCTTGATATAAAAGTTCAACAAAAGACATTCCACAGCGAAAGTCGAAATCGCCCAGCAGACCGGATTTCACGAAGCTGATTTCGCAACAGTGAGACGCATCTCATCAGCCAAAAGCCGCTACCTACAGACAGAAGGCCATATACAGCGGCAGATACACGCGCCCGTCTTTGACGTCCATCTGCTTGGGGTGGACCACATATTGCACGCCGACGCGTTTGCCGAATTTCGCACCGAATCGATCCAATGACGTGGTGCCGTACTGGCGCGGGGATTTGACCTCAACCGGACTGACGCGCGGTTTCATCGCGGCGTCGGCATACGGACGGATGATTAGGAAGTCGATTTCCATGCGTTCCTCGTTCCCCTTTTGCCCCGATTGGGTGTAGAAGAACAACTTGTGCCCGTTGGCCCGCAGCATCTGAGCCACAATGTTCTCCGTGAGCATGCCCTCATTCAGCCCGATGTCACCGCGAAGCACGGCACGATACACATTTTCGTCGGTTGTCGCGCCGTCGGCGAACGCCAAGGACACCAACAGTCCGGTGTCCGCCATATAGCATTTGAGCGATGTCTGTTCCATACTGAGCGACAGCCCCACAGAGGGATCGGCGCAGGCGAAACAGAGGTTGGCGATACGGGCATCGGCCAACCAGAAGAAGGATTCCTCGTAATCACGCATGCGAGCGCTTTTGCCCAACGAGCTTAACGAGAACCGCTTCTCATGCTTGGAGAGTTGCCCCGGAATCCCGTCGAGCACGGAGGCGACTTTGAATTCATATCCACGCGCGAACCTTGCCACATCGTTGCGGTAGAGCTCGAGAATGCGCCGTTTGCTGGCATCCACAGGGGCGAACTTCCGCTGTTC
Above is a window of Bifidobacterium eulemuris DNA encoding:
- a CDS encoding ATP-binding protein — its product is MLERKAYQRLVEWKNTSHGKTALMVEGARRVGKSTLVAQFGKQEYRSCLFIDFFQATEEVRQYFRDYRTDLDTLFLYLSTYYGVELYERDTLVVFDEVQMFPEARGLIKYLVADGRFDYIETGSLLSIRQNVQDIVIPSEEESMDLNPMDFEEFLWAMGQRQLADLIRRQFAASQPLPDGLHRRAMGLLREYMLVGGMPDPVSIYVEQRKFAPVDASKRRILELYRNDVARFARGYEFKVASVLDGIPGQLSKHEKRFSLSSLGKSARMRDYEESFFWLADARIANLCFACADPSVGLSLSMEQTSLKCYMADTGLLVSLAFADGATTDENVYRAVLRGDIGLNEGMLTENIVAQMLRANGHKLFFYTQSGQKGNEERMEIDFLIIRPYADAAMKPRVSPVEVKSPRQYGTTSLDRFGAKFGKRVGVQYVVHPKQMDVKDGRVYLPLYMAFCL